A single genomic interval of Saccharospirillum mangrovi harbors:
- a CDS encoding glutamate-5-semialdehyde dehydrogenase — MNVTDYMHDLGRAARSAATALARANTGTKNRALLATAEAIAQQRPALQRANQADLAAGRERGLDAAMLDRLELTDARVNAMIEGLHQVAALADPVGGITDLNFRPSGIQVGKMRVPLGVIGIIYESRPNVTIEAASLCIKSGNAVILRGGSEAIQSNQALAACIRTGLAAAGLPEAVVQVVETTDRAAVGELIAMPELVDVIVPRGGKGLIERISRDARVPVIKHLDGICHVYIDDDADATKAMNIAINAKTHRYGVCNAMETLLVAQSRAEELLPQLAAAFTERGVELRGCERTQALIDCNAASEEDWTTEYLGPILSIRVVAGLDEAIEHINTYSSQHTDSIVTENYTRGRRFLTEVDSASVMINASTRFADGFEFGLGAEIGISTDKIHARGPVGLEGLTSQKYIVLGDGQIRE, encoded by the coding sequence ATGAATGTCACTGATTACATGCACGACTTAGGTCGCGCCGCCCGTTCTGCCGCCACCGCCTTGGCGCGTGCCAATACCGGCACCAAAAACCGGGCGTTGCTGGCTACTGCTGAGGCGATTGCGCAGCAGCGACCGGCGCTGCAACGGGCCAATCAGGCGGACTTGGCGGCCGGTCGTGAACGCGGCCTGGATGCTGCCATGCTGGACCGCCTGGAACTGACCGATGCGCGCGTGAACGCCATGATTGAAGGTTTGCATCAGGTGGCGGCGCTGGCCGATCCGGTCGGTGGCATTACCGATTTGAATTTCCGCCCGTCGGGTATTCAGGTTGGCAAGATGCGCGTGCCGCTGGGCGTGATCGGCATCATTTATGAGTCGCGTCCTAATGTGACCATTGAAGCGGCCAGTCTGTGCATCAAGTCCGGCAACGCGGTGATATTGCGCGGCGGCAGCGAAGCCATTCAATCCAATCAGGCGCTGGCCGCGTGCATTCGCACTGGTCTGGCGGCGGCCGGTTTGCCCGAAGCGGTGGTGCAGGTGGTCGAGACAACCGACCGCGCCGCCGTTGGCGAATTGATCGCCATGCCTGAGCTTGTCGACGTTATCGTACCGCGCGGCGGCAAGGGTCTGATCGAACGCATCAGCCGCGACGCCCGCGTGCCGGTGATCAAACATCTGGACGGCATCTGCCACGTGTACATCGACGACGACGCCGATGCGACCAAGGCAATGAACATCGCCATCAACGCCAAGACGCATCGCTATGGCGTCTGCAACGCCATGGAAACCTTGCTGGTGGCTCAATCGCGTGCCGAAGAATTGCTGCCACAACTGGCTGCCGCCTTCACTGAACGCGGTGTCGAGTTGCGCGGCTGCGAACGCACTCAGGCATTGATCGATTGCAACGCCGCCAGCGAGGAAGATTGGACCACTGAATATCTGGGTCCGATTCTGTCGATCCGCGTGGTTGCCGGTCTGGATGAAGCCATTGAGCACATCAACACCTATTCCAGCCAGCACACCGACAGCATCGTCACCGAGAACTACACCCGTGGTCGTCGTTTCCTGACCGAAGTGGATTCGGCGTCGGTAATGATTAACGCATCTACCCGTTTTGCCGACGGCTTTGAATTCGGCCTGGGCGCGGAAATCGGCATTTCCACCGATAAGATTCACGCCCGGGGCCCGGTTGGTCTGGAAGGTTTGACCTCGCAGAAATACATCGTGCTTGGAGACGGCCAGATCCGTGAGTAA
- a CDS encoding nicotinate-nicotinamide nucleotide adenylyltransferase, which produces MSNPLMAVFGGTFDPFHRTHEWLCQTVLANPEVRQLRLVPCQLPALKAAAQASPEDRLAMLQAWAQTQDEADRLVIDRRELDRPGPSYSRDTLTALQQEYPNWRRVFVMGADAFASLARWDGVDDLIRCSHFWVFPRGNDPITVPALPLRQVEHLSQLDLTGGAWLAGPATGSDLSSTSLRRGRLDWQAELPAPIYHYIKTAGLYRPSFH; this is translated from the coding sequence GTGAGTAATCCGCTCATGGCCGTGTTCGGCGGCACCTTCGATCCCTTTCATCGCACTCACGAATGGCTGTGCCAAACCGTTCTGGCGAACCCTGAGGTTCGCCAGTTGCGGTTGGTGCCTTGCCAATTACCGGCGTTGAAGGCCGCGGCGCAGGCGTCGCCGGAGGATCGCCTGGCGATGTTGCAGGCCTGGGCCCAGACGCAGGACGAAGCCGACCGGCTGGTGATTGATCGCCGTGAACTGGACCGCCCCGGCCCGAGTTACAGCCGCGATACGCTGACGGCATTGCAACAGGAATACCCAAACTGGCGCCGCGTTTTCGTGATGGGCGCCGACGCCTTCGCATCGCTGGCACGTTGGGATGGCGTAGACGACCTGATCCGCTGCTCGCACTTTTGGGTGTTCCCTCGCGGTAATGATCCGATTACTGTTCCGGCCCTGCCATTGCGACAGGTCGAACACTTATCGCAGCTGGATTTAACCGGCGGAGCCTGGCTGGCTGGCCCGGCGACCGGTTCGGACTTATCCTCCACCAGCCTGCGCCGCGGCCGTCTGGATTGGCAGGCGGAATTGCCGGCGCCCATTTATCACTACATCAAGACGGCTGGTCTGTACCGGCCGAGCTTTCATTGA
- the rsfS gene encoding ribosome silencing factor, with the protein MTDSKTANAQPAGLTEAVIEALEDIKAQDVQVIDVTDKTSLMDTLVVASGTSRRHLSAVVNSVAEDLKKKGFIARAQEGSGAGSDWVLLDFTDLVLHVMLPETRAYYDLERLWSGAGPMGSEAIE; encoded by the coding sequence ATGACCGATAGCAAAACCGCCAATGCCCAACCTGCCGGCTTGACTGAGGCCGTGATCGAAGCCCTGGAAGACATCAAGGCGCAAGACGTTCAGGTGATCGATGTCACCGATAAAACCTCCTTGATGGACACCCTGGTAGTTGCCTCCGGTACCTCGCGGCGGCATCTGTCGGCGGTGGTCAATTCCGTCGCCGAAGATTTGAAAAAGAAAGGCTTTATCGCCCGCGCCCAGGAAGGCAGCGGCGCCGGTTCGGATTGGGTGTTGCTCGATTTCACGGATCTCGTGCTGCACGTCATGTTGCCGGAAACCCGCGCTTATTATGATCTGGAACGACTCTGGTCCGGCGCCGGCCCCATGGGTTCCGAAGCGATCGAATAA
- the rlmH gene encoding 23S rRNA (pseudouridine(1915)-N(3))-methyltransferase RlmH, translated as MKLRVLAVGQKMPAWVKDGVAEYDKRLPAEMPLEWVELPLGQRAKNRPIEQAIAQEGDAMLAAIRADDKVIALAVDGKAWSTPELARQLENWWLEGRDISLLIGGPDGLDARCLARADQRWSLSALTLPHPLVRVLLAEQLYRAWTITRNHPYHK; from the coding sequence ATGAAGCTGCGTGTGCTCGCGGTCGGGCAAAAAATGCCGGCCTGGGTTAAAGACGGTGTGGCCGAATACGATAAGCGATTACCCGCCGAAATGCCGCTGGAATGGGTGGAGTTACCGCTCGGTCAGCGCGCGAAAAATCGTCCGATTGAACAGGCCATTGCCCAAGAAGGCGATGCCATGCTGGCAGCCATTCGTGCGGATGATAAAGTGATCGCCCTGGCCGTCGATGGTAAAGCCTGGTCCACGCCGGAACTCGCCCGTCAGTTGGAAAACTGGTGGCTCGAAGGGCGTGACATCAGCTTGCTGATTGGCGGTCCGGATGGCCTGGACGCCCGTTGTCTGGCGCGTGCCGACCAGCGCTGGTCGTTGTCGGCGTTAACCCTGCCGCACCCCTTGGTGCGCGTACTGCTCGCGGAACAGTTGTATCGTGCCTGGACCATTACCCGTAACCACCCTTACCATAAGTGA
- the mrdA gene encoding penicillin-binding protein 2 — protein sequence MLNTSLDNREQERRLFLNRMTAAAVFVCLMLLILVARLFYLQIIENEQHVARSENNRLEVLPIAPTRGLIYDRNGDLLARNQPSYTLSVVVERAQNVDALIEEVSTMVDISDEQKERFFQRLKSYRRPFEPIPLKLNLNEREIAILAANRVFLEGVQVQAELIRHYPYGDTFAHVLGYVGRINEEELRSVDLGRYAGTRYIGKQGVERQYESALLGSPGFQRVETNARGRIISVMERQPPQPGANLHLYLDRRLQQKAVELLGDRRGAIVAIEPETGGILAMVSQPGFNPNLYVSGFPLELYNQLRDSPDKPFLNRAIRGQYPAASTIKPFIGIAGVDQGFVTWDYTINDRGWFQLPNDDRIYRDWLRGGHGEVNMTTAIAQSCDVYFYELAYKMKLESIHDTLDQFGFGRVTAADVYNSEPGINPTRDWKKNRHGFAWYAGDTVNLSIGQGYMLTTPMQLAIATAVMANKGHWVTPRLLRYSNDNQLMDNIPEPPADIELNDPTNWDRMHQAMHEVVQSNRGTARGSGLSASYDWAGKSGTAQVIAIERDDDGNPIEDVPERFQDHAWFNAFAPLENPKIAVAVLVENGGGGSGVAAPIVRQLFDYYLGLESNS from the coding sequence ATGTTGAATACGTCGCTCGACAACCGCGAACAGGAACGGCGGTTGTTTTTAAACAGGATGACGGCGGCAGCGGTTTTCGTCTGTCTGATGCTGTTGATCCTGGTCGCCCGGCTGTTTTATTTACAGATCATCGAAAACGAACAGCACGTCGCCCGCTCGGAAAATAACCGTCTCGAAGTGCTGCCAATCGCGCCAACGCGTGGGTTAATTTATGACCGCAATGGCGATTTGCTGGCCCGCAACCAACCCAGTTACACCCTCAGTGTGGTGGTGGAACGTGCTCAGAATGTCGACGCGCTGATCGAAGAAGTCAGCACCATGGTCGACATCTCCGATGAGCAGAAAGAACGCTTTTTCCAGCGCTTGAAATCCTACCGGCGTCCGTTCGAACCCATTCCTTTAAAACTCAATTTGAATGAACGCGAAATTGCGATTCTGGCGGCCAATCGCGTGTTTCTTGAAGGCGTTCAGGTGCAGGCGGAATTGATTCGACATTACCCTTATGGCGATACCTTTGCGCACGTTTTGGGTTACGTCGGCCGCATCAATGAAGAAGAATTGCGCTCGGTCGATTTGGGGCGCTACGCCGGTACGCGTTACATCGGCAAGCAGGGTGTGGAGCGACAATACGAATCGGCCTTGCTGGGCTCGCCCGGTTTTCAACGCGTGGAAACCAACGCACGCGGACGCATCATCAGCGTCATGGAACGGCAGCCGCCGCAACCGGGCGCTAACCTGCATCTGTATCTCGACCGCCGATTGCAGCAAAAGGCTGTTGAATTGCTGGGTGACCGGCGCGGTGCCATCGTCGCCATCGAACCGGAAACCGGTGGCATTCTGGCAATGGTCAGCCAGCCCGGTTTCAACCCCAATCTGTATGTTTCGGGTTTCCCGCTGGAGTTGTACAACCAACTGCGCGATTCACCTGACAAACCGTTTTTGAACCGCGCTATTCGCGGTCAGTATCCGGCTGCTTCTACTATCAAACCCTTTATCGGCATTGCGGGAGTGGATCAGGGTTTTGTTACTTGGGATTACACCATCAACGACCGCGGTTGGTTCCAGTTACCCAATGACGATCGCATCTACCGCGACTGGCTTCGTGGCGGCCACGGTGAAGTGAATATGACCACCGCCATCGCGCAATCCTGTGACGTCTATTTCTACGAGCTTGCTTACAAAATGAAGCTCGAATCCATCCACGATACGCTGGATCAATTTGGTTTCGGCCGCGTCACCGCCGCCGACGTGTACAACTCAGAACCTGGCATCAATCCAACGCGCGACTGGAAGAAAAACCGCCACGGTTTTGCCTGGTACGCAGGTGACACCGTTAACCTCAGTATCGGTCAGGGTTATATGTTGACCACGCCAATGCAGTTGGCCATTGCTACGGCCGTTATGGCGAATAAAGGGCATTGGGTCACGCCCCGTTTGTTGCGCTACAGCAACGACAATCAGTTGATGGACAATATTCCTGAACCACCCGCTGACATCGAATTAAACGATCCCACCAACTGGGATCGCATGCATCAGGCTATGCACGAAGTGGTACAAAGTAACCGCGGTACAGCCCGGGGTTCGGGCTTGAGCGCCAGCTACGACTGGGCCGGCAAATCCGGTACTGCTCAGGTGATTGCGATTGAGCGTGACGACGACGGTAACCCCATCGAAGACGTGCCGGAACGCTTCCAGGATCATGCCTGGTTTAACGCATTTGCGCCCTTGGAAAACCCCAAAATTGCCGTCGCAGTGTTGGTTGAAAACGGCGGTGGCGGCAGTGGTGTCGCCGCGCCCATCGTGCGGCAGTTGTTTGATTATTATCTCGGACTGGAGTCGAACTCATGA
- the rodA gene encoding rod shape-determining protein RodA → MSLMDSVRLSPDHRMDRPRSLWLRVHLDPYLFFGLLLICGCGLFILFSATGGNWNVVLRQMVRLAVGFGVLFVVAQFDPNFFQRWSLGLFLVGVALLAAVPVLGTHAMGAQRWLTIPGLFRFQPAEIMKLALPIMLAWYLSRYGVPPKYRHLFVSVILLATPVVLIVEQPDLGTALLIAASGVFVIFLAGLSWKLILALTTLSIGMMPVLWIYVMRDYQRQRVLTLFNPESDPLGAGWNTIQSITAIGSGGLQGKGYMLGTQSQLDFLPESHTDFIVAVLGEELGFVGMLLLLAAYVWVLMRGMLIAVRGRDNFCRLLAGSLTLTFFIYVFVNVGMVCGILPVVGVPLPLVSYGGTSIVTLLAGFGVLMSISTHPR, encoded by the coding sequence ATGAGCTTAATGGATTCCGTTCGACTGAGTCCTGACCATCGTATGGATCGGCCGCGCAGCCTGTGGTTGCGCGTGCATCTGGACCCGTATTTGTTCTTTGGTTTGTTGCTGATTTGTGGTTGTGGACTGTTCATTCTGTTCAGTGCCACAGGCGGTAATTGGAACGTCGTATTACGCCAGATGGTACGCCTGGCCGTTGGCTTTGGTGTGCTCTTTGTTGTGGCGCAATTCGACCCGAATTTTTTCCAGCGTTGGAGCCTGGGTTTGTTCCTGGTCGGCGTTGCGTTGCTGGCTGCTGTGCCGGTATTGGGCACTCACGCCATGGGCGCGCAGCGCTGGCTGACGATTCCGGGTCTGTTTCGATTCCAGCCGGCTGAAATTATGAAATTGGCGTTGCCGATCATGTTGGCCTGGTATTTATCGCGGTACGGCGTGCCACCTAAATATCGGCATTTGTTTGTCTCGGTCATTCTGTTGGCGACGCCGGTGGTGTTGATCGTCGAGCAGCCCGATTTGGGGACGGCGTTGTTGATTGCCGCCTCCGGTGTGTTTGTGATTTTTCTTGCCGGCTTGAGCTGGAAATTGATTCTGGCGCTGACCACCTTATCGATTGGCATGATGCCGGTGTTGTGGATCTACGTGATGCGCGACTATCAGCGCCAACGCGTACTGACGTTATTCAATCCAGAGTCCGATCCACTCGGTGCCGGCTGGAATACGATTCAGTCGATTACCGCCATCGGTTCCGGTGGCTTGCAGGGCAAAGGCTACATGCTTGGCACTCAATCGCAGTTGGATTTTCTTCCGGAAAGTCATACCGATTTTATTGTTGCGGTGCTCGGCGAAGAATTGGGTTTTGTCGGCATGTTGTTGTTGCTGGCGGCCTACGTTTGGGTGTTGATGCGCGGCATGCTGATTGCCGTGCGCGGCCGCGATAATTTCTGTCGATTATTGGCCGGCAGTTTGACGCTGACGTTCTTTATTTACGTCTTTGTAAATGTCGGCATGGTCTGCGGCATCCTCCCAGTGGTCGGTGTACCCTTGCCGCTGGTGAGTTACGGGGGTACCTCCATCGTAACGCTCCTGGCCGGGTTCGGTGTGTTGATGTCGATCAGCACCCATCCACGTTAG
- the mltB gene encoding lytic murein transglycosylase B, producing the protein MSRVVCHLLLMGVCAGSTAQANSLIDHPLSRSVIDALVTEHSFDRSEMEALFAEGEYLERNVESLANPAERTQSYHQYRPMFISDAMIENGRRFMDEQAQWLDKAEERTGVAPEVIAAIIGVETRYGGFLGQHRTFDALGTLAVTEGRRANYFQRELINFMGISRDQGFAPRSVNGSYAGAMGYPQFMPSSYLAYAIDLDEDGDIDIWNDPIDAIGSVANYLGQHGWRRGQLVATRAHVSGDYLSVKLNSFDRDQDLIDVRAKGWEPVQALSDDAQVHPIRLDGELGAEFWLGYRNFWAISRYNRSIVYSMAVYQLSEELRTAVQSAREGAQ; encoded by the coding sequence ATGTCCAGAGTTGTCTGCCATTTGCTGTTGATGGGCGTGTGCGCCGGTTCAACAGCCCAGGCCAACAGTCTGATCGACCATCCACTCAGTCGCAGTGTTATCGATGCATTGGTGACTGAACACAGCTTCGATCGCAGTGAAATGGAAGCGCTCTTTGCCGAAGGTGAATACCTGGAACGCAACGTTGAGTCGCTGGCCAATCCGGCCGAACGCACCCAGTCTTACCATCAATATCGCCCCATGTTTATTTCCGACGCCATGATCGAAAACGGTCGTCGGTTTATGGACGAGCAGGCGCAATGGTTGGATAAAGCCGAAGAGCGCACTGGCGTGGCGCCGGAAGTGATTGCAGCCATTATCGGCGTGGAAACCCGCTACGGTGGTTTTCTGGGTCAGCACCGCACCTTTGATGCGTTAGGCACTTTGGCTGTAACCGAAGGTCGGCGTGCCAATTATTTTCAGCGTGAATTGATCAACTTTATGGGCATCAGCCGCGATCAGGGTTTTGCGCCGCGTTCGGTGAATGGCTCCTACGCCGGTGCCATGGGCTATCCGCAATTTATGCCGTCCAGTTATCTCGCTTATGCAATTGATCTGGATGAAGACGGCGATATTGATATCTGGAATGACCCCATCGATGCCATCGGTTCGGTCGCTAATTATCTGGGTCAGCACGGTTGGCGACGCGGTCAATTGGTGGCAACCCGGGCGCACGTCAGTGGCGATTATCTGAGCGTCAAACTCAACAGTTTTGATCGCGATCAGGATTTGATCGACGTCCGCGCCAAAGGCTGGGAACCGGTTCAGGCATTGAGCGATGATGCCCAGGTTCATCCGATTCGGCTGGACGGAGAATTGGGCGCTGAATTCTGGCTGGGCTATCGCAATTTCTGGGCGATTTCACGCTACAATCGCTCCATCGTTTACAGCATGGCGGTGTATCAATTGTCGGAAGAATTACGCACAGCGGTGCAATCGGCGCGTGAGGGCGCGCAGTAA
- a CDS encoding septal ring lytic transglycosylase RlpA family protein codes for MVSARGLSLLPVLMLVLTSCSTQYSSGVVQESNAGRYSISQDRGPDQTQTLSADDIVIPTPRFEPISPRGNASPYVVNGRQYYVLASADQYVEEGLASWYGAKFHGHTTSNGEVFDMYQISAAHRSLPLPTWVRVTNLENNKSIIARVNDRGPFHPGRVIDLSYAGAVKLDYVHKGTARVRVEALSFDGGGSSSPAPVGQTAYYVQLGAFSERNSAEALRDRVSGRVQDTVRIDHSDLFRVRIGPVDYDRALQLQQQLTSPELGRPMLVGAN; via the coding sequence ATGGTATCAGCGCGCGGGCTCAGCCTGCTGCCGGTGCTGATGCTGGTGTTGACCAGCTGTTCGACGCAATACAGTTCGGGTGTCGTGCAAGAAAGCAACGCCGGCCGGTATTCGATCAGTCAGGATCGAGGCCCGGACCAGACCCAAACCTTAAGTGCCGACGACATCGTTATCCCCACGCCACGTTTTGAGCCGATCAGCCCACGCGGCAATGCCAGTCCTTATGTGGTGAATGGTCGTCAGTATTATGTGTTAGCCAGTGCGGATCAGTACGTCGAGGAAGGTCTGGCGTCCTGGTATGGCGCCAAATTCCACGGCCACACCACCTCCAATGGCGAAGTCTTCGACATGTATCAGATCAGCGCGGCGCACCGTTCCTTGCCGTTGCCGACCTGGGTTCGGGTTACCAATCTGGAAAACAACAAAAGCATCATCGCGCGGGTTAATGACCGCGGGCCTTTTCATCCGGGGCGGGTGATTGATTTGTCGTACGCCGGTGCGGTCAAGCTCGACTACGTGCACAAAGGTACCGCTCGGGTTCGTGTTGAAGCGTTGTCGTTCGACGGCGGTGGCAGCAGCAGTCCGGCACCAGTGGGGCAGACCGCCTACTACGTGCAACTGGGTGCGTTCAGCGAACGCAATTCTGCTGAAGCATTGCGTGACCGGGTTTCTGGCCGGGTTCAGGACACCGTTCGTATCGATCACAGCGATTTATTCCGCGTGCGCATCGGCCCGGTGGACTACGATCGTGCGCTGCAATTACAGCAGCAATTGACCAGCCCGGAGTTGGGTCGACCGATGCTGGTTGGGGCAAACTGA
- a CDS encoding D-alanyl-D-alanine carboxypeptidase family protein → MLKRRFKPRVVIVASVCLAFLTSIASPLQAEPIIPAPPQLAASSYILMDAQTGQILVDENSDERQPPASLTKLMTSYIAEREIIEGRMNLDDETLVSVKAWQTGGSRMFIQEGRYVSMEDLLRGIIIQSGNDASVAMAEHIAGSETNFAQMMNSYAQRLGMTQTHFENATGLPSDEHYSSARDIAILSRAIIYNNAEFYPLYAERNFTFNGITQSNRNSLLGRNPSVDGLKTGHTDEAGYCLAASAAQDGMRLISVVMGTSSDEARSQETQKLLAYGFRYFQTAQLHEANTSLYQARVWAGKSDEVNLGLANDMRLTIARGGEGGISTVLNINPVIKAPVQTGQVLGELVVRQDGEEVARRPLLALEPVESSGFFARIWDYILLFFFNLFSGDGE, encoded by the coding sequence GTGTTGAAACGCCGTTTCAAACCCCGTGTTGTCATCGTTGCATCTGTTTGCCTCGCCTTTCTCACCAGCATCGCCAGCCCGCTTCAGGCCGAACCGATTATCCCGGCTCCGCCTCAGTTGGCGGCGTCGTCCTACATTCTGATGGATGCGCAGACCGGGCAGATTCTAGTCGATGAAAACTCGGACGAGCGCCAGCCGCCGGCGAGTCTGACCAAATTGATGACCAGTTACATCGCCGAGCGCGAGATCATCGAAGGCCGTATGAATCTGGACGACGAGACGTTGGTCAGCGTGAAAGCCTGGCAGACCGGCGGCTCGCGGATGTTTATCCAGGAAGGCCGTTATGTATCGATGGAAGATTTGCTGCGCGGCATCATCATTCAGTCGGGTAACGACGCTTCGGTTGCTATGGCTGAACACATCGCCGGCAGTGAAACCAATTTCGCGCAGATGATGAATTCCTATGCCCAGCGCCTGGGTATGACGCAGACGCATTTTGAAAATGCCACCGGCTTGCCGTCGGACGAGCATTATTCGTCCGCTCGCGACATCGCCATCCTGTCGCGCGCCATCATCTACAACAACGCCGAATTCTATCCGCTGTACGCGGAACGTAATTTCACCTTCAACGGCATTACTCAGTCGAACCGCAATTCGTTGTTGGGTCGTAATCCATCGGTCGACGGTTTGAAAACCGGCCACACCGACGAAGCCGGTTATTGCCTGGCCGCCTCGGCCGCGCAAGACGGCATGCGGCTGATCAGCGTCGTGATGGGTACCAGCTCCGACGAAGCACGCAGCCAGGAAACGCAGAAACTGCTGGCCTACGGCTTCCGTTATTTCCAGACCGCTCAGTTGCACGAAGCCAATACCTCGCTGTATCAGGCGCGCGTCTGGGCTGGTAAGTCCGATGAGGTCAATCTGGGTCTGGCCAACGACATGCGGTTGACCATTGCCCGTGGTGGCGAAGGCGGCATCAGCACGGTGTTGAACATCAACCCGGTGATCAAAGCGCCAGTGCAGACCGGCCAGGTACTGGGCGAGCTGGTGGTGCGTCAGGACGGCGAAGAAGTTGCGCGCCGGCCATTGCTGGCATTGGAGCCAGTGGAGTCGTCGGGTTTCTTTGCCCGGATTTGGGACTATATTTTGTTGTTCTTCTTTAACCTGTTCAGTGGTGACGGTGAATAG
- a CDS encoding YbeD family protein gives MSQPDAPKISFPCDDYMIKVVGDAEVALCDFVHSVLVQFDEQLTLDSFTTKPSRNGRFESLTVFMRIEEEVHLSELFEQLKSDERVKMVI, from the coding sequence GTGAGCCAGCCTGACGCCCCCAAAATTTCCTTTCCGTGCGACGACTACATGATCAAGGTCGTCGGCGATGCCGAAGTCGCTTTGTGCGACTTCGTGCATTCGGTACTGGTCCAGTTCGACGAGCAGCTGACGCTGGATTCGTTCACCACCAAGCCAAGCCGCAACGGCCGGTTCGAAAGCCTGACGGTGTTCATGCGCATCGAAGAAGAAGTGCATTTGAGTGAATTGTTCGAGCAACTCAAATCCGATGAACGCGTCAAGATGGTGATCTGA
- the lipB gene encoding lipoyl(octanoyl) transferase LipB — MSAEVLIRDLGRAEYLPTWHTMQRSTEQREAGSQDEIWLVEHERVFTQGQAGKPEHLLMPGDIPVVQADRGGQVTYHGPGQLVAYVLLDLKRLGSDVRRLVSALEDSIVDLLAEQGVTAAARPDAPGVYVGERKICSLGLRIKRGFSYHGLALNLDMDLEPFQRINPCGYQGMEMTQLADFMSDVNRAAIQRRWVELFCQRLDLHAQWVDAETEQRQAG; from the coding sequence ATGAGCGCCGAGGTGTTAATTCGCGATCTGGGCCGGGCTGAGTATTTGCCAACCTGGCATACCATGCAGCGGTCCACCGAGCAGCGCGAAGCCGGCAGCCAGGACGAAATCTGGCTGGTCGAACACGAACGCGTTTTCACCCAAGGCCAGGCCGGCAAGCCAGAACATCTGTTGATGCCCGGCGATATTCCGGTGGTCCAGGCCGATCGGGGCGGTCAGGTGACCTACCACGGCCCTGGTCAGTTGGTGGCCTATGTGCTGTTGGATTTGAAGCGTTTGGGCAGTGATGTCCGCCGGTTGGTCTCGGCACTGGAAGACAGCATTGTCGACCTGTTGGCCGAGCAGGGTGTTACTGCCGCAGCGCGTCCTGACGCGCCGGGCGTCTATGTCGGCGAACGCAAGATCTGCTCACTGGGACTGCGCATCAAGCGCGGCTTCAGTTACCACGGCCTGGCGTTGAATCTGGACATGGACCTGGAGCCCTTCCAACGCATCAATCCGTGCGGCTATCAGGGCATGGAAATGACGCAATTGGCCGATTTCATGTCCGATGTGAATCGAGCCGCCATCCAACGACGCTGGGTTGAATTGTTCTGCCAACGCCTCGATTTGCATGCCCAATGGGTCGATGCTGAGACCGAGCAACGTCAGGCTGGCTGA